Within the Streptomyces sp. YIM 121038 genome, the region GCGGCAACACCGACACCGAGCGGTGGGCGATGGAGCGGCGCAGGGACTTCGACCACCAGGTCGCGGCGCTCCTCAAGGAGGCCGCGGCGGACGGCGACCTGCGCTCGGACGTCGAGCTGCGCCTCGCCACCAGGCTGCTCTTCGGAATGATCAATTCCATCGTGGAGTGGTACCGGCCGGACAGCCGTGGTGCCGCCGACGGGACGGAAGTCGCCGAAGCGGTGGTGCAGTTGGCGTTCGCGGGGTTGCGTACGGACGGCTGAGAGCCGGTGGTACGCCGACGGCTGAATCCGTCGGCGTACGCCCGGCGCGAACGGTCGGCGCCTCAGCCCTCCGTCTCCAGGTCGTCCTCCTCGAAGACCAGCAGCGTGCGCGTGCTCAGGACCTCGGGGATGGACTGCAGACGGGTGAGCACCAGCTCGCGCAACGCGCGCGTGTCGGGCGTGTGCACCAGGAGCAGTACGTCGAAGTCGCCGCTGACCAGGGCGATGTGCGACGCGCCCGGCAGTGTGCGCAGCTGGTCGCGGACCGTGCGCCAGGTGTTCTGGACGATCTTCAGGGTGATGTACGCGGAAGCGCCCTGGCCTGCCCGTTCGTGGTTGATCCGGGCGCCGAAGCCACGGATGACACCGTCCTCGATGAGCCGGTTGATGCGCGCGTAGGCGTTCGCCCGCGACACGTGGACGCGCTCCGCCACGGAACGTATCGAGGCGCGACCGTCCGTGTGCAGGATCTGCAGGATGTCGCGGTCGATGGCGTCCAGCGGACGGGGCTGCGGTTCCGGACGGCCCCCGTCCTGCTTGTCGGCCATTCGTTCAGCTGCCATGTCCCCCCGCCTCCTTACCATGGACGTAATGCGTCCATCCCAGGCTGTGCAGAACCGTTTGTCCACAGCCTGGAGGTGCCTGTAGCCAAAATGTGCCAACGACCGAACAATCGGTAGGTGAGGCGCATCACATCGCCGCGCCTCTTTTGCAGCTCCCACGAGGAGACCGCTTCCCTCAGCATCCCCCCAGGAGGTGCCGTCATGACGGTCATGGAGCAGCGGGGCGCCTATCGACCCGCCCCGCCCCCCGCATGGCAGCTCAGGACAGACCCTGAGCCGCTGCTGCCCGACGCGGCGCCGTATCGGGTGCTCGGCACCGAGGCCGCCGCCTCGGCCGACCCGCAGCTGCTCCTGCGCCTGCACGCCGAACTGGTGCGCGGACGGCGGTACAACACCCAGGCGACCGCCCTCACCAAGCAGGGCAGGCTCGCGG harbors:
- a CDS encoding Lrp/AsnC family transcriptional regulator is translated as MAAERMADKQDGGRPEPQPRPLDAIDRDILQILHTDGRASIRSVAERVHVSRANAYARINRLIEDGVIRGFGARINHERAGQGASAYITLKIVQNTWRTVRDQLRTLPGASHIALVSGDFDVLLLVHTPDTRALRELVLTRLQSIPEVLSTRTLLVFEEDDLETEG